In Streptomyces sp. NBC_00433, a single genomic region encodes these proteins:
- a CDS encoding response regulator transcription factor yields MSTAPVSVPPPRRRILVVDDDPTVAEVVAGYLDRAGFAVDRAADGPTAVARAAAARPDLVVLDLMLPGMDGLEVCRVIREDGPLPVVMLTARGDEDDRILGLEVGADDYVTKPFSPRELVLRVESVLRRAGAAPPPGPWLRSGTLALDPAARRALREEEELPLTIREFDLLAFFLRHPGRVLGREELMRRVWGWEFGDLSTVTVHVRRLREKIEDDPARPRLITTVWGVGYRFDPEASADADTHAGGSVDGGGGNG; encoded by the coding sequence ATGAGCACCGCACCCGTGTCCGTACCGCCGCCGCGCCGGCGGATCCTCGTCGTGGACGACGATCCGACCGTCGCGGAGGTCGTCGCGGGCTATCTCGACAGAGCCGGCTTCGCCGTGGACCGGGCCGCAGACGGCCCGACCGCGGTCGCCCGCGCCGCCGCCGCACGACCCGATCTGGTCGTGCTCGACCTGATGCTGCCCGGCATGGACGGCCTCGAAGTCTGCCGCGTCATACGGGAGGACGGGCCGCTGCCGGTGGTCATGCTCACCGCGCGAGGCGACGAGGACGACCGCATCCTCGGCCTGGAGGTCGGGGCGGACGACTACGTGACCAAGCCGTTCTCACCTCGCGAGCTGGTGCTGCGGGTCGAGTCGGTGCTGCGCCGCGCGGGCGCGGCGCCCCCGCCCGGGCCGTGGCTGCGGTCGGGCACGCTCGCCCTCGACCCGGCAGCGCGCAGGGCGCTGCGGGAAGAGGAGGAGCTGCCGCTGACCATCCGCGAATTCGACCTCCTGGCCTTCTTCCTGCGGCACCCGGGCCGGGTGCTGGGCCGCGAGGAGCTGATGCGGCGGGTGTGGGGCTGGGAATTCGGCGACCTGTCGACGGTGACCGTCCATGTGCGGCGGCTGCGCGAGAAGATCGAGGACGATCCGGCCAGGCCGCGGCTCATCACCACGGTGTGGGGCGTCGGTTACCGCTTCGACCCGGAGGCGTCCGCGGACGCCGACACCCATGCGGGCGGGTCGGTGGACGGCGGTGGCGGCAATGGGTGA
- a CDS encoding HAMP domain-containing histidine kinase produces MGDVVVIAAYAAVGAAVVGLLGAGALRLLRGRSVALSLAVVVVVAVCAMLAGTLSVAWAMLLSEHDLAVVTTVCAIAAAVSLAVALLLGRTVVAGSRALTAAARAFGDGDAFAAPVGTPTAELAELGRELAATSAKLEASRERERALEASRRELVAWISHDLRTPLAGLRAMTEALEDGIAADPGRYHRQIRTEVDRLSGMVGDLFELSRIQAGVLALSPSRMSVYDLVGDAIAGADPLAAEHGVRLVGDRVERIPIEVDGREMTRVLANLLTNAIHRTPADGTVAVSALRDAASGAVVVSVTDGCGGIPAADLPRVFDTGWRGSGARTPTVTPSAGAGLGLAIVRGIVEAHHGRAAVRNVPGGCRFEVVLPAATPLPGRL; encoded by the coding sequence ATGGGTGACGTGGTGGTCATCGCGGCGTATGCCGCGGTCGGCGCGGCGGTCGTCGGGCTGCTCGGTGCCGGCGCCCTGCGCCTGCTGCGCGGCCGCTCTGTCGCGCTGTCGCTCGCCGTGGTCGTCGTGGTCGCGGTGTGCGCGATGCTCGCCGGGACACTCTCCGTGGCCTGGGCGATGCTGCTGTCGGAGCACGACCTCGCCGTCGTCACCACCGTGTGTGCGATAGCCGCGGCCGTCTCCCTCGCGGTGGCGCTGCTGCTCGGCCGCACGGTGGTCGCCGGCAGCCGGGCGCTCACCGCGGCCGCCCGTGCCTTCGGCGACGGCGACGCCTTTGCCGCGCCCGTCGGCACGCCCACGGCCGAGCTGGCCGAGCTGGGCCGCGAACTGGCCGCCACCAGCGCCAAGTTGGAGGCCTCCAGGGAGCGGGAGCGCGCGCTGGAGGCGTCCAGGCGCGAGCTGGTCGCCTGGATCTCCCACGACCTGCGCACCCCGCTGGCCGGTCTGCGAGCCATGACCGAAGCGCTGGAGGACGGGATAGCGGCCGACCCCGGCCGCTACCACCGGCAGATCCGCACGGAGGTCGACCGGCTCAGCGGGATGGTCGGCGACCTGTTCGAGCTGTCCCGCATCCAGGCCGGGGTGCTGGCGCTCAGCCCCTCGCGGATGTCCGTCTACGACCTGGTGGGCGACGCGATAGCCGGGGCGGATCCGCTCGCCGCGGAGCACGGAGTGCGGCTGGTCGGGGACCGGGTCGAGCGGATCCCCATCGAGGTCGACGGGCGGGAGATGACGCGGGTGCTGGCGAATCTGCTGACCAACGCGATTCACCGGACACCGGCGGACGGCACGGTCGCGGTGTCCGCCCTGCGGGACGCCGCGTCGGGGGCGGTCGTGGTGTCCGTGACGGACGGGTGCGGTGGGATTCCGGCCGCGGACCTTCCCCGCGTCTTCGACACGGGGTGGCGGGGCAGTGGGGCGCGCACTCCGACGGTGACGCCCTCGGCGGGGGCGGGCTTGGGGCTGGCGATCGTGCGCGGGATCGTGGAGGCGCATCACGGACGGGCGGCGGTGCGCAATGTGCCGGGCGGATGCCGGTTCGAGGTCGTGCTGCCCGCGGCCACTCCCTTGCCGGGGAGGCTGTAG
- a CDS encoding LD-carboxypeptidase, translating into MRALVRAPRLVPGDRVGVVAPAGPVPPGMLEAGLDVLRGWGLEPVVAPHVLDGHPSGYLAGVDRARADDLRDTWCDPALAAVFCARGGYGTQRMVDLLDWDAMRQAAPKAFLGFSDVTVLHEAFATRLGLATLHGPMPGTPAFLADAAGLDHLRRTLFTPEDVQRLHPPGTRALVPGRAAGVTLGGCLSLLASDIGTPSGRPSAAGGILLLEDTGEEAYRLDRFLTQLLRTGWLDGVAGIALGSWEGCGPDDEVRALLLDRLGPLGVPVLENLGFGHCLPALTVPLGVPAVLDADAGTLTIELPALG; encoded by the coding sequence GTGCGCGCGCTGGTCAGGGCGCCGCGACTGGTTCCGGGCGACCGGGTGGGTGTTGTCGCGCCCGCAGGACCGGTGCCGCCGGGGATGCTGGAGGCCGGGCTCGACGTCCTGCGGGGCTGGGGGCTGGAGCCGGTCGTCGCGCCGCATGTGCTGGACGGCCACCCTTCCGGCTACCTCGCGGGCGTCGACCGGGCCAGGGCCGACGACCTGCGGGACACCTGGTGCGACCCGGCGCTCGCCGCCGTCTTCTGCGCCCGTGGCGGCTACGGCACGCAGCGCATGGTCGACCTGCTGGACTGGGACGCCATGCGGCAGGCCGCCCCGAAGGCCTTCCTCGGCTTCAGCGACGTCACCGTGCTGCACGAGGCCTTCGCCACCCGCCTCGGCCTGGCCACCTTGCACGGCCCGATGCCCGGCACCCCCGCCTTCCTCGCCGACGCCGCCGGACTCGACCACCTGCGCCGCACCCTCTTCACGCCCGAGGACGTCCAGCGGCTGCACCCACCGGGCACCCGGGCGCTCGTACCCGGGCGGGCCGCGGGCGTGACCCTGGGCGGCTGCCTCAGCCTGCTCGCCTCCGACATCGGTACGCCCTCGGGCCGCCCCTCGGCCGCGGGCGGCATCCTGCTGCTGGAGGACACCGGCGAGGAGGCGTACCGCCTCGACCGCTTCCTCACCCAACTCCTGCGCACCGGCTGGCTCGACGGGGTCGCCGGGATCGCGCTCGGCTCCTGGGAGGGCTGCGGCCCCGACGACGAGGTGCGCGCCCTGCTGCTCGACCGGCTCGGGCCGCTCGGCGTCCCGGTCCTGGAGAACCTGGGCTTCGGGCACTGCCTGCCCGCCCTGACCGTGCCGCTCGGGGTGCCCGCCGTCCTCGACGCCGACGCCGGCACCCTCACCATCGAACTGCCCGCGCTCGGCTGA
- a CDS encoding prolyl oligopeptidase family serine peptidase, which yields MTATTQQDTGYGSWASPIDAATAAAHDGSPDSIGVVGDDLWWTAPRPAEGGRRALIRRRPDGTEECPLPAPWNVRNRVMEYGGTPWGGAIVDGSPLIVFAHHPDQRLYAFRPDRPQDPPYPLTPVSAVGGGLRWAEPSVHTGRGEVWAVLEEFTGEAPSDLRRVHVAVPLDGSAASDRAAVRELAPADHRFVTGLRLSPDAGQAVWLAWDHPRMPWDGTELRCADVRSDGTLGPARTLIGGPEESVCQAEWAADGTLLASTDRTGWWNLHRVDPATGEAVDLCPREEEFGGPLWKLGQRWFAPLDHGLIAVLHGVGAARLALFDPATGQLTDALGHWTEWSSTLAATGSRVIGVAASARSAAEIVELDAATGRARVIGNPHRDTVDPAYIPQAEARVFTGPGGRDVHAHVYAPRHPDHTATGPAPYVIWVHGGPTSRTPMVLDLEVAYFTSRGIGVAEVNYGGSTGYGRAYRNRLREQWGIVDVEDCVAVAEGLAAEGAADPRRLAIRGGSAGGWTTAAALTTTSTFACGAISYPILDLAGWSPAGGETHDFEAWYLESLIGPHTEVPERYHDRSPVHLADRVTAPFLLMQGLDDVICPPAQCDRFLAALAGSSLPRAYLAFPGEGHGFRRLDTLVTCLEAELSLYAQTFDFTPPGIPVLDLTP from the coding sequence ATGACCGCCACCACGCAGCAGGACACCGGATACGGCAGCTGGGCCTCGCCCATCGACGCGGCCACCGCCGCTGCCCACGACGGCAGCCCCGACAGCATCGGCGTCGTCGGCGACGACCTCTGGTGGACCGCGCCCCGCCCCGCCGAGGGCGGCCGCCGCGCGCTGATCAGGCGCCGCCCCGACGGCACCGAGGAATGCCCGCTGCCCGCCCCCTGGAACGTCCGCAACCGCGTCATGGAATACGGCGGCACACCCTGGGGCGGCGCGATCGTCGACGGCTCCCCGCTGATCGTCTTCGCCCACCACCCCGACCAGCGCCTCTACGCCTTCCGCCCGGACCGCCCGCAGGACCCGCCCTACCCGCTCACCCCGGTCTCCGCCGTCGGCGGCGGACTGCGCTGGGCCGAGCCGTCCGTGCACACCGGGCGCGGCGAGGTGTGGGCCGTCCTGGAGGAATTCACCGGTGAGGCGCCCAGCGACCTGCGCCGGGTCCACGTCGCCGTCCCGCTCGACGGCAGCGCCGCGTCGGACCGCGCGGCCGTACGCGAACTCGCCCCCGCCGACCACCGCTTCGTCACCGGCCTGCGCCTGTCGCCCGACGCCGGGCAGGCCGTCTGGCTGGCCTGGGACCACCCGCGGATGCCCTGGGACGGCACGGAGCTGCGCTGCGCCGACGTCCGCTCCGACGGCACCCTCGGCCCGGCCCGCACCCTCATCGGCGGCCCCGAGGAATCCGTCTGCCAGGCCGAATGGGCCGCCGACGGCACCCTGCTCGCGTCCACCGACCGCACCGGCTGGTGGAATCTTCACCGCGTCGACCCCGCGACCGGCGAAGCGGTCGACCTGTGCCCGCGCGAGGAGGAATTCGGCGGGCCGCTGTGGAAGCTCGGGCAGCGCTGGTTCGCCCCGCTCGACCACGGCCTGATCGCCGTCCTGCACGGCGTCGGGGCCGCCAGGCTCGCGCTGTTCGACCCCGCCACCGGGCAGCTCACCGACGCCCTCGGCCACTGGACGGAGTGGAGCAGCACCCTCGCCGCCACCGGCAGCCGCGTCATCGGCGTCGCCGCGAGCGCCCGCAGCGCTGCGGAGATCGTCGAACTCGACGCCGCCACCGGCCGCGCCAGGGTCATCGGCAACCCGCACCGCGACACCGTCGACCCGGCGTACATCCCCCAGGCCGAGGCCCGCGTCTTCACCGGACCCGGCGGCCGCGACGTCCACGCCCACGTCTACGCCCCGCGCCACCCCGACCACACCGCCACCGGGCCCGCCCCGTACGTCATCTGGGTGCACGGCGGCCCCACCAGCCGCACCCCCATGGTCCTCGACCTGGAAGTCGCCTACTTCACCTCCCGCGGCATCGGCGTCGCCGAGGTCAACTACGGCGGCTCCACCGGTTACGGCCGCGCCTACCGCAACCGGCTGCGCGAGCAGTGGGGCATCGTCGACGTCGAGGACTGCGTCGCCGTCGCCGAGGGCCTGGCCGCCGAGGGCGCCGCCGACCCCCGGCGGCTCGCCATCCGCGGCGGCAGCGCGGGCGGCTGGACCACCGCCGCCGCGCTGACCACCACCTCGACCTTCGCCTGCGGCGCGATCAGCTACCCCATCCTCGACCTGGCCGGCTGGTCGCCGGCCGGCGGCGAGACCCACGACTTCGAGGCCTGGTATCTCGAATCCCTCATCGGCCCCCACACCGAGGTCCCCGAGCGCTACCACGACCGCTCCCCGGTCCACCTCGCCGACCGCGTCACCGCCCCCTTCCTCCTGATGCAGGGCCTCGACGACGTCATCTGCCCCCCGGCCCAATGCGACCGCTTCCTCGCCGCCCTCGCCGGCAGCTCCCTCCCCCGCGCCTACCTGGCCTTCCCCGGCGAAGGCCACGGCTTCCGCCGCCTGGACACCCTCGTGACCTGCCTGGAAGCCGAACTCTCCCTCTACGCCCAGACCTTCGACTTCACCCCACCAGGCATCCCTGTCCTGGACCTCACCCCGTGA
- a CDS encoding M20/M25/M40 family metallo-hydrolase, with translation MAERSTTAPRGGGAPVVDDLALDEVVRFTSDLIRIDTTNRGGGDGNERAAAEYVAERLAEAGIEPTVLEKAPGRSNVVARIPGADPSADALLVHGHLDVVPAQAEDWTVHPFSGEVRDGVVWGRGAIDMKNTDAMVLACVRAWARGGKRPARDIVLAFTADEEDSAAYGAGFLAAEHADLFAGCTEGVSESGAYTVHTDNGLRLYPVAAGERGTAWLELTAEGRAGHGSKINHENAVVHLAAAVTRIGEHRWPVRLTGTVEAALTELAALYGVPADLDDVDALLDRLGSAAAFVRPTVRNSANPTMLQAGYKVNVIPGTATGHVDGRVLPGGQDEFTATMDRLTGPHVRWDYQHHEVPLEAPVDSASFAAMREALEHFDPGAHVVPFCMSGGTDAKQFARLGITGYGFSPLRLPPGFDYQALFHGVDEHVPVDALHFGVHVLDRFLRGAAGEETA, from the coding sequence ATGGCTGAGCGGTCCACGACGGCCCCGCGCGGAGGCGGCGCACCCGTGGTCGACGACCTGGCGCTGGACGAGGTGGTGCGCTTCACCTCCGACCTGATCAGGATCGACACCACCAACCGCGGCGGCGGCGACGGCAACGAGCGGGCAGCCGCCGAATACGTCGCCGAGCGCCTCGCCGAGGCCGGCATCGAACCCACCGTCCTGGAGAAGGCGCCGGGACGCAGCAACGTGGTGGCGAGAATCCCCGGCGCCGACCCGTCGGCCGACGCGCTGCTGGTGCACGGACACCTCGACGTGGTGCCCGCGCAGGCCGAGGACTGGACCGTGCACCCCTTCTCCGGCGAGGTCCGCGACGGCGTCGTCTGGGGCCGCGGCGCCATCGACATGAAGAACACGGACGCGATGGTGCTGGCCTGCGTCCGCGCCTGGGCCCGCGGCGGCAAGCGCCCGGCGCGGGACATCGTGCTGGCCTTCACCGCCGACGAGGAGGACAGCGCCGCCTACGGCGCCGGCTTCCTCGCCGCCGAGCACGCCGACCTCTTCGCCGGCTGCACCGAGGGCGTCAGCGAATCCGGCGCCTACACCGTCCACACCGACAACGGGCTGCGCCTCTACCCGGTCGCGGCCGGCGAGCGCGGCACCGCGTGGCTCGAACTGACCGCCGAGGGAAGGGCGGGCCACGGCTCCAAGATCAACCACGAGAACGCCGTCGTCCACCTGGCAGCCGCCGTCACCAGGATCGGCGAGCACCGCTGGCCGGTCCGCCTCACCGGCACCGTGGAGGCGGCCCTCACCGAACTCGCCGCGCTCTACGGCGTCCCCGCCGACCTGGACGACGTCGACGCGCTGCTCGACCGGCTCGGCAGTGCGGCGGCATTCGTCCGCCCCACCGTCCGCAACAGCGCCAACCCGACGATGCTGCAGGCCGGCTACAAGGTCAACGTCATCCCCGGCACCGCCACCGGACACGTCGACGGCCGCGTCCTGCCCGGCGGCCAGGACGAATTCACCGCCACCATGGACCGGCTCACCGGGCCCCACGTGCGCTGGGACTACCAGCACCACGAGGTGCCGCTCGAAGCACCCGTCGACTCGGCGTCCTTCGCCGCGATGCGCGAGGCCCTCGAGCACTTCGACCCCGGAGCCCACGTGGTGCCGTTCTGCATGTCGGGCGGCACCGACGCCAAGCAGTTCGCCCGGCTCGGCATCACCGGCTACGGCTTCTCACCGCTGCGCCTGCCGCCGGGCTTCGACTACCAGGCGCTCTTCCACGGCGTGGACGAGCACGTACCCGTCGACGCCCTGCACTTCGGCGTCCACGTACTGGACCGTTTCCTGCGCGGAGCCGCGGGGGAGGAGACCGCATGA
- a CDS encoding M55 family metallopeptidase, which produces MRKILISADMEGATGVTWPADVLPGTEQWQRCRHMFTSDVNAAVAGFLDGGADQVLINEAHWTMRNLLLEQLDERAQLLTGRHKELSMVEGVQHGDVDGVAFVGYHTGAGTEGVLAHTYLANSVTGVWVNGEPASEGRLNALVVAEYGVPVVLVTGDDRTGVDAQGYAPRARTVAVKDYVSRYAAVCRPPARTAADIRAAAQEAAALAVRHEPVQAGPFTVELEFDAWHLVGAATVVPGVEQTGERRVAYTLPTMYAALRAFKAVTTLVSQAVEEQYG; this is translated from the coding sequence ATGCGGAAGATCCTCATCTCGGCCGACATGGAGGGCGCCACCGGCGTGACCTGGCCGGCCGACGTCCTGCCCGGCACAGAGCAGTGGCAGCGCTGCCGCCATATGTTCACCTCCGACGTCAACGCCGCCGTGGCGGGCTTCCTGGACGGCGGCGCCGACCAGGTGCTCATCAACGAGGCGCACTGGACGATGCGCAACCTGCTGCTGGAGCAGCTGGACGAGCGCGCCCAGCTGCTCACCGGGCGGCACAAGGAACTGTCCATGGTCGAGGGCGTCCAGCACGGCGACGTCGACGGTGTCGCCTTCGTCGGCTACCACACCGGCGCCGGCACCGAGGGCGTCCTCGCGCACACCTACCTCGCCAACTCCGTCACCGGCGTGTGGGTCAACGGCGAGCCGGCGAGCGAGGGCCGGCTCAATGCGCTGGTCGTCGCCGAGTACGGCGTCCCCGTCGTCCTGGTGACCGGTGACGACCGCACCGGCGTCGACGCGCAGGGCTACGCGCCACGGGCCCGTACGGTCGCCGTGAAGGACTACGTGTCCCGCTACGCCGCCGTCTGCCGGCCGCCGGCCAGGACCGCCGCCGACATCCGGGCGGCGGCCCAGGAGGCCGCCGCGCTGGCCGTACGGCACGAACCCGTACAGGCCGGGCCGTTCACCGTGGAGCTGGAATTCGACGCCTGGCACCTGGTCGGCGCCGCCACCGTCGTCCCAGGGGTGGAGCAGACCGGCGAGCGGCGGGTGGCGTATACCCTGCCGACGATGTACGCGGCCCTGCGCGCCTTCAAGGCCGTGACCACACTCGTTTCCCAGGCGGTGGAGGAGCAGTATGGCTGA
- a CDS encoding methyltransferase domain-containing protein, with product MNVSGGYALAWESFWADAPNEPGGVLWDAEPALTAERHLAHFEEYFDPGLPLVDLGCGNGTQTRFLAGRYPSVVGVDLAGAAIARARRDDPRGLAGYQQLDAVDTDAVRALHAELGDANVYMRGVLHQCETADRSRLVDGIATLIGQRGRAFAVELAEAAKGVLMGLAQGPAGPPPKIGAVFAHGIAPGEVHDAAVHGYFTSAGLDVLAAGEEPLRTTEFRPDGVRIEVPSRWLVAGLAA from the coding sequence GTGAACGTCTCAGGCGGTTACGCACTTGCGTGGGAGAGCTTCTGGGCGGACGCGCCGAACGAGCCCGGAGGCGTCCTCTGGGACGCGGAGCCGGCACTGACGGCCGAGCGGCACCTGGCCCACTTCGAGGAGTATTTCGACCCCGGGCTGCCGCTGGTGGACCTGGGCTGCGGCAACGGCACCCAGACCCGCTTCCTGGCCGGCCGCTACCCGTCCGTCGTCGGCGTCGACCTCGCGGGCGCGGCCATAGCGCGGGCCAGGAGGGACGACCCGCGCGGCCTCGCCGGCTACCAGCAGCTCGACGCCGTCGACACCGACGCGGTCCGGGCGCTGCACGCCGAATTGGGCGACGCCAACGTCTACATGCGCGGCGTGCTCCACCAGTGCGAGACCGCCGACCGCAGCCGCCTGGTCGACGGCATCGCCACCCTCATAGGGCAGCGCGGCAGGGCCTTCGCCGTGGAACTGGCCGAGGCCGCCAAGGGCGTGCTCATGGGCCTGGCCCAGGGCCCCGCGGGGCCGCCGCCGAAGATCGGCGCGGTCTTCGCGCACGGCATCGCGCCCGGCGAGGTCCACGACGCGGCGGTGCACGGCTACTTCACCTCGGCGGGACTCGACGTGCTGGCCGCGGGCGAGGAGCCGCTGCGGACCACCGAATTCCGGCCGGACGGCGTCCGCATAGAGGTCCCGTCCCGATGGCTGGTGGCAGGGCTCGCCGCATGA
- a CDS encoding SpoIIE family protein phosphatase: MDRRNPAGLSGRIPLAVIVVDAAGLVSHWSTGARRLFGRSREEAVGQPAVDLLPVVGALEGAAVRDSGAPEAPGAAYPSEEDDGRGLEPSLAGAGSYPTAGRARLFEPRQDPAAGGEGNGGEGALDVLWWAYPLVGPGPERLLVLAADAGRLTPGGPDAPAAGPERIAPGFALHTEFAGADGLAKRLPEILPSMNPLESARIVAQVLDLGYPVLEISRHDRVPVTPDWGVPRRAERQARRRAAEQEAALDPASVPAEELAPDLEYAVVREHLEFLNEVSGRIGTSLDLARTIQEVSAAVVPRFTDVAGTYLREQVLAGEGFPDGPPDVTTMWYRVALEHTDEPGRWDDVVPVGESMPFPAQTPFFQCMTTGEPVMVPRISEEMGRAIAAQFPKRDISPLITHRSMLVVPLKARNVVLGFMILLRHRERPDFNDMDRVTGSELAARAGLVLDNARMYTYQENVADTLQDSMLPHIARRMPGCDLATRYLPGTRLGRVGGDWFDCIKLSGSRLALVVGDVMGHGLNSAAMMGQFRTAVQTMAQLGLPPAQLLRNLDDLAQRLGEQYLATCLYAVYDPVESEVLIANAGHIPPVLVRAADGHSELLDVPTGAPLGVGGVPFETVGIPVAPGDRLVLCTDGLVEVRGQDIGAGLAALCESAAHPAASMDDACDTIIRALNPRGGRKDDVALLMARLGGIPREDVAAWELAADPAEVGRARSLVRDTLRKWQLADVAETAELLVGEVVTNAVRHAHDRPVGLRLVRADALLVEVSDDDHGVPVLLSAGPEDEGGRGMRIVSRLAREWGTSRSAQGKTVWFEQALPVRRRR; the protein is encoded by the coding sequence ATGGACCGCCGCAATCCCGCAGGGCTTTCCGGCCGGATCCCGCTCGCGGTGATCGTCGTGGACGCCGCGGGCCTGGTGTCGCACTGGAGTACGGGCGCCCGCAGGCTGTTCGGCCGTTCCCGTGAGGAGGCCGTCGGGCAGCCCGCCGTCGATCTGCTCCCGGTGGTCGGCGCCCTGGAGGGCGCGGCAGTGCGGGATTCCGGCGCCCCCGAGGCGCCGGGAGCGGCGTATCCCTCCGAGGAGGACGACGGGCGGGGCCTTGAGCCGTCGCTCGCGGGCGCCGGCTCGTATCCCACCGCGGGCCGTGCCCGGCTCTTCGAGCCGCGGCAGGACCCGGCCGCGGGCGGTGAAGGGAACGGCGGCGAGGGCGCCCTTGACGTGCTGTGGTGGGCCTACCCGCTGGTCGGCCCGGGCCCCGAGCGGCTGCTCGTGCTGGCCGCCGACGCGGGGCGGCTGACGCCCGGCGGCCCGGACGCGCCGGCCGCGGGCCCCGAGCGGATCGCACCGGGCTTCGCGCTGCACACCGAATTCGCCGGCGCGGACGGCCTCGCCAAGCGGCTCCCGGAGATCCTGCCCAGCATGAATCCGCTGGAGAGCGCGCGGATCGTGGCGCAGGTCCTCGACCTGGGCTATCCGGTGCTGGAGATCAGCCGGCACGACCGGGTCCCCGTCACCCCCGACTGGGGTGTGCCGCGCAGGGCGGAGCGGCAGGCCAGGCGGCGGGCCGCCGAGCAGGAAGCGGCGCTCGACCCGGCGTCGGTGCCCGCCGAGGAGCTGGCGCCGGACCTGGAATACGCCGTGGTGCGCGAGCACCTGGAATTCCTCAACGAGGTCAGCGGCCGGATCGGCACCTCGCTGGACCTGGCCCGCACCATCCAGGAGGTCAGCGCGGCCGTCGTGCCGCGCTTCACCGACGTCGCAGGCACCTACCTGCGCGAGCAGGTGCTCGCGGGCGAGGGCTTCCCCGACGGCCCGCCCGACGTCACCACCATGTGGTACCGCGTCGCCCTTGAGCACACTGACGAGCCGGGGCGCTGGGACGACGTCGTGCCGGTCGGCGAGTCGATGCCCTTCCCCGCCCAGACCCCGTTCTTCCAGTGCATGACCACCGGCGAGCCGGTCATGGTGCCGCGGATCAGCGAGGAGATGGGCCGTGCGATCGCGGCGCAGTTCCCCAAGCGCGACATCAGCCCGCTGATCACCCACCGCTCGATGCTGGTCGTGCCGCTGAAGGCCCGCAATGTGGTGCTGGGCTTCATGATCCTGCTGCGCCACCGCGAGCGCCCCGACTTCAACGACATGGACCGCGTCACCGGCTCCGAGCTGGCCGCCCGCGCCGGGCTCGTGCTCGACAACGCGCGGATGTACACGTACCAGGAGAATGTCGCCGACACCCTCCAGGACAGCATGCTGCCGCACATCGCGCGGCGGATGCCCGGCTGCGACCTGGCGACCCGCTATCTGCCGGGCACCCGGCTCGGCAGGGTCGGCGGCGACTGGTTCGACTGCATCAAACTGTCCGGCTCGCGGCTCGCCCTGGTCGTCGGCGACGTCATGGGCCACGGGCTGAACTCGGCGGCGATGATGGGGCAGTTCCGCACCGCCGTGCAGACCATGGCGCAGCTCGGCCTGCCGCCCGCGCAACTGCTGCGCAATCTGGACGACCTGGCGCAGCGGCTCGGCGAGCAGTATCTGGCCACCTGCCTCTACGCCGTCTACGACCCGGTCGAGTCCGAGGTGCTGATCGCCAACGCCGGGCACATCCCGCCGGTCCTGGTGCGGGCCGCAGACGGCCACAGCGAACTACTCGACGTGCCGACCGGGGCACCGCTGGGCGTCGGCGGGGTGCCCTTCGAGACGGTCGGGATCCCGGTGGCGCCCGGCGACCGGCTGGTGCTGTGCACCGACGGCCTGGTCGAGGTCCGCGGCCAGGACATCGGCGCCGGACTCGCCGCGCTGTGCGAGAGCGCGGCGCACCCGGCCGCGTCCATGGACGACGCCTGCGACACGATCATCCGCGCCCTCAACCCGCGCGGCGGCCGCAAGGACGACGTGGCGCTGCTGATGGCCCGCCTGGGCGGCATCCCGCGCGAGGACGTGGCTGCCTGGGAATTGGCCGCCGACCCCGCGGAAGTGGGCAGGGCCAGGTCCCTGGTCCGCGACACCCTGCGGAAATGGCAGCTGGCGGACGTCGCCGAGACGGCCGAGCTGCTGGTCGGCGAGGTCGTCACCAACGCCGTGCGGCACGCCCACGACCGGCCGGTGGGACTGCGCCTGGTGCGCGCCGACGCGCTCCTGGTAGAGGTGTCCGACGACGACCACGGGGTGCCGGTCCTGCTCAGCGCGGGTCCCGAGGACGAAGGCGGGCGCGGCATGCGGATCGTCAGCCGGCTGGCCCGCGAATGGGGCACCAGCCGGTCGGCGCAGGGCAAGACCGTGTGGTTCGAGCAGGCACTGCCGGTGCGCCGCAGGCGCTGA